The segment TTTGTCTTTCTTGTTCAGCCCTTTGCCTTTCTTGTTCAGCCCTTTGTCGTTCCAATTCCGATTGTTCCGAACTCCAAAGTAGCAAATTTCCGGCTGCATCCCACCAGCGCAACCAGTGCATAGTTGCACCCAATCGCGTCCCGTACCAAATGCCTAAAAATAAATTAATTTCAGGTATCCAGTAACGTCCCTCCGCTGTCGGTGACTGCAAAACATATTGATTTTCTTGCAGACAGCGCACTTCCAAATCTGGTTCATAAGGGTCAAAAATAACGTAGGTAGGAATCTGCCAAATTTGCTCGTAGCAATACAGTTTTCCGTAGGGATATTTGGCGCGCACCGAATATTCGCCAGCGTCGGTTTCCGAGAGAAATTCCATCGCTATCGCAATTCGATCGCCCTCCACAGATGGCGTATAACTGCGGCGAATCACTCCTTCGGGTAGCAGCAGTATTCGCGGTACATACATCCAGTCTGGCGCTTTCACTACGGTTTTTTGATTGACGGTAGCTGCGATCGCAAAATTCGACGCAATTAACATTTCGGGTTGGATGCGATCGTTGCTACCGAGAGCATCCGTCAGTGCGGCCGCCAGCGGTGGCTGTTGAATATTTTCCACGGGATCGTCGGGTAATATAAAGTCTGATGGCAGTTTTTCCCAGGTAACAATTGGTTCTTGTTTCGTGGGATTAATTTGGAGAACCATAGATTAGT is part of the Microcoleus sp. bin38.metabat.b11b12b14.051 genome and harbors:
- a CDS encoding Uma2 family endonuclease, producing the protein MVLQINPTKQEPIVTWEKLPSDFILPDDPVENIQQPPLAAALTDALGSNDRIQPEMLIASNFAIAATVNQKTVVKAPDWMYVPRILLLPEGVIRRSYTPSVEGDRIAIAMEFLSETDAGEYSVRAKYPYGKLYCYEQIWQIPTYVIFDPYEPDLEVRCLQENQYVLQSPTAEGRYWIPEINLFLGIWYGTRLGATMHWLRWWDAAGNLLLWSSEQSELERQRAEQERQRAEQERQRAEQERQRAESAIGQLESERRRSEALAAKLRELGIDPNA